Proteins co-encoded in one Waddlia chondrophila WSU 86-1044 genomic window:
- a CDS encoding DUF4864 domain-containing protein yields the protein MAANQGMSGFSPWVRLFFLFFIGGLAVAGFAYFSSDKSFDVVGDQLQDLRNHRVSKAYYEHMSKEFQQTTSLPQFREFLSIYPVLYENLSYRLETSTVEDSRAHLTGILVSKGMEEMKVDWGLVKEDGKWKVAGLRLTELKQDDEADKMIDFAKEQLQALRERDFVEAYYGFVSKDFQQQISIGEFEAFVKENPILFNYRMIDSENSRVEDDRGYVSLHLENGKQTYLLNYTLSRESDGWKIYSLKVILPPEVAIQKAETNPEALVPPIRELLEALEEHQISRAYQLTSKEFQGSTSFENFKKFIRSFPAFSVREMADIKKREVQNGTGWVRVNLHDEEGITAVDFRMGYEEGEWLIWGMEVVDSPVKEKQESRNATVPPLADQLVSLLRQQRAYLHYEDINEAYEQIMSKEYRVHNSVEDFQAFFAANPAFIEHRSSYFNRLLDQNSRAVLRGFITTKGAETLPVRFDFVKEDGKWKIDRQQLLKEPEPIAEAEEVFDKPEEDSPPKPLEFAKIVLGTEVNQQGIVTTPLDEVEGDEDFLFFNVYIDNGQPETVVTLFLEHVDSGTSARPLSTKLDRKGKSTISFSYSSPKGGWPSGDYIAKLTASSGQEYLFKFKVLK from the coding sequence ATGGCAGCAAATCAAGGGATGTCAGGATTCTCCCCATGGGTTAGGCTCTTTTTTCTTTTTTTTATTGGAGGATTAGCTGTTGCGGGATTTGCCTATTTTTCTTCGGATAAATCTTTCGACGTCGTGGGAGATCAGTTGCAGGACCTAAGAAACCATCGTGTTTCCAAAGCCTACTACGAGCATATGTCGAAAGAGTTTCAACAGACGACTTCTCTGCCTCAATTTCGTGAATTTCTTTCTATCTATCCAGTTCTCTATGAGAATTTGTCCTACCGTTTGGAAACGTCTACTGTTGAAGATTCGCGCGCTCATCTCACCGGAATACTGGTTTCAAAGGGAATGGAAGAGATGAAGGTTGATTGGGGGCTTGTTAAAGAGGATGGAAAATGGAAAGTGGCCGGCCTGCGTCTAACCGAGCTGAAACAGGATGACGAAGCGGATAAGATGATCGACTTTGCCAAAGAGCAGCTGCAAGCTTTGCGTGAGCGGGATTTCGTCGAAGCTTACTACGGTTTTGTTTCAAAAGATTTCCAACAACAGATCTCTATCGGAGAATTTGAAGCATTTGTTAAGGAAAATCCTATTCTGTTCAATTATCGCATGATCGATTCGGAAAATAGCAGAGTGGAGGATGATCGCGGATATGTCTCTTTACACTTGGAAAACGGGAAACAGACCTACCTGCTAAACTACACGCTTTCTCGCGAATCGGATGGATGGAAAATCTATAGCCTGAAAGTGATCCTGCCTCCGGAAGTGGCGATCCAAAAGGCGGAAACCAATCCCGAAGCGTTAGTGCCGCCGATTAGAGAACTTTTGGAAGCTTTGGAAGAACATCAGATCTCACGCGCCTATCAGCTCACCTCCAAGGAGTTTCAGGGCTCCACTTCATTTGAAAATTTTAAAAAATTTATCCGTTCTTTCCCCGCTTTTTCAGTCAGGGAAATGGCGGACATTAAAAAAAGGGAAGTGCAGAATGGTACGGGTTGGGTTCGGGTCAATCTTCACGATGAGGAAGGGATTACTGCTGTTGATTTCCGTATGGGGTATGAAGAAGGGGAGTGGTTGATTTGGGGAATGGAGGTGGTCGATTCTCCTGTTAAGGAAAAACAAGAGTCCAGAAATGCAACGGTTCCTCCTCTTGCAGATCAACTTGTTTCCTTGCTGCGGCAGCAGAGGGCCTATCTTCATTATGAGGATATTAACGAAGCTTATGAACAGATCATGAGCAAAGAATATCGTGTGCACAACTCAGTCGAAGATTTTCAAGCATTTTTTGCTGCGAATCCTGCATTCATCGAGCATCGCAGCAGTTATTTCAATCGCCTTCTTGATCAAAATAGCAGGGCGGTTTTGAGAGGTTTTATCACAACAAAGGGCGCAGAGACGCTTCCCGTTCGTTTCGACTTCGTGAAAGAGGATGGAAAATGGAAAATCGATAGGCAGCAGCTTTTGAAAGAGCCTGAACCTATTGCAGAGGCTGAAGAAGTCTTCGATAAACCGGAAGAGGATTCGCCTCCGAAGCCATTGGAATTTGCAAAGATTGTTTTGGGAACAGAGGTCAATCAGCAAGGCATTGTCACAACCCCGTTGGATGAAGTAGAAGGGGATGAAGACTTTTTGTTCTTCAATGTCTACATCGATAATGGCCAGCCAGAGACGGTGGTCACCCTGTTTCTTGAGCATGTGGACTCAGGAACTTCGGCTCGGCCGTTATCTACGAAATTAGACAGGAAAGGGAAATCAACGATCTCCTTTTCCTACTCTTCTCCCAAAGGAGGATGGCCCTCCGGAGATTACATCGCGAAATTAACAGCATCATCGGGCCAGGAATACCTATTTAAGTTCAAGGTGCTGAAGTGA
- a CDS encoding permease for cytosine/purines, uracil, thiamine, allantoin has product MDRQGWLQLTAVQAGGAICLPVFVIGHALGKSYGMASAAMAIVLGNTLLLALAFVSGVYSAEKRLSTIQCAIACFGDQGKGGFSSAMVLSMIGWFAIQLHLMGECLNQILPSSIGIASPLGMGVVMTALGTRGLRGVGILANLSMPLLIATIVAGLIGADKGKGVALEPKLLTMSGLSLVLACSIGAVVDLPTFFRSAKSRKDAVIAVCVLFVLVIPSVEMVGVVLSSSGEQKGFLDVLMGAHASGVWELWVLCFVLIAGWTTNSANLYSAAVSLEPVLQRVEFSKRTLLAGSVGTLLSVFPLLDGLELVLQPIGVVLTSMGAVLIVCFLSENKTTPQQNFASWMIGAGAGMISLATSTATGIAVLDGFIASLIAMGAFSLKKERWINEKNN; this is encoded by the coding sequence ATGGACAGGCAAGGATGGCTGCAGTTAACTGCTGTCCAGGCTGGGGGGGCGATTTGCCTCCCCGTCTTTGTGATTGGTCATGCATTGGGTAAAAGCTACGGCATGGCGTCAGCAGCAATGGCAATTGTTTTGGGAAACACTTTGCTATTGGCATTGGCATTTGTGAGCGGTGTGTATAGTGCAGAGAAGCGTTTATCCACTATCCAATGTGCAATTGCGTGTTTTGGAGATCAAGGCAAAGGGGGATTTTCATCCGCAATGGTGCTATCCATGATCGGATGGTTTGCTATTCAGCTGCATCTAATGGGGGAGTGTTTAAATCAGATTCTCCCGTCATCAATAGGGATCGCCTCTCCTTTGGGGATGGGGGTTGTGATGACAGCTCTAGGGACGAGAGGGTTGCGCGGAGTAGGAATTCTTGCCAATCTCAGCATGCCTCTTTTAATCGCAACGATCGTTGCAGGACTTATTGGCGCCGATAAAGGGAAAGGGGTGGCTTTGGAACCAAAACTTCTCACTATGTCAGGGCTTTCTCTTGTTCTTGCCTGCAGCATAGGTGCTGTGGTTGATCTGCCCACGTTCTTTCGGAGTGCCAAAAGTCGAAAAGATGCAGTCATTGCTGTCTGCGTTCTTTTTGTTTTAGTGATTCCTTCTGTGGAGATGGTTGGAGTAGTTCTCTCCTCTTCCGGAGAGCAAAAAGGCTTTTTAGATGTGTTGATGGGAGCGCACGCTTCAGGCGTATGGGAGTTATGGGTATTGTGTTTTGTATTAATTGCTGGATGGACAACCAATAGCGCGAACCTTTATTCCGCTGCCGTTAGCTTGGAACCTGTTTTGCAAAGAGTGGAATTTTCCAAACGGACGCTTTTGGCTGGTTCTGTAGGAACTTTGCTTTCTGTCTTTCCTTTATTGGATGGGTTGGAGTTGGTTCTACAGCCGATCGGAGTTGTTCTGACAAGTATGGGGGCTGTGTTGATCGTTTGTTTTCTTTCCGAGAATAAAACAACTCCGCAGCAAAATTTCGCTTCGTGGATGATTGGCGCGGGAGCGGGAATGATTTCTCTGGCCACATCTACAGCAACGGGAATCGCCGTTTTGGACGGTTTTATTGCAAGTTTAATCGCAATGGGGGCATTTAGCCTAAAAAAAGAGAGATGGATCAATGAAAAAAATAATTGA
- a CDS encoding hydantoinase/oxoprolinase N-terminal domain-containing protein, translating into MLIGIDIGGTHTDAVLVSKGKMVRAFKTATTRPLEEGVKKALIEIGHLDELKAVHVGTTHATNALLEGKNLFRTGVIRLAGHRPDALKPCAGWPLFLKEKIFAGVETVDGGWECDLRAITMLNPAQIKDASEKLAAAGVESLAIVGVFSPILSEQEEMAAAAVREVLGEEFPITLSSEIGGIGFIERENASILNASLKKPMREGFERLKETLTALGVNAPLHLTQNNGSVIDLKRAIEYPLLTVSSGPTNSFIGASRLAGLSDAIVVDIGGTSTDIGCVKNGFPRRSIHNVSFGGVALNFRAPDVLALPIGGGSYLDGRRIGPESCGGALRTQAQVFGGEFLTLTDAACVAGVMSIPGAEVSRVCLSTIEAQNLIATVRSQVASGVEKMRGGRKDLPVIAVGGGAAIASAFQPEHQAVANAYGAALAEVSATIDTVLSLSDRGKQLEDLKDQALQLAVDEGASSSSVRIVDLQVIPYHYVPNQLARVIATASGTPLEELLNCSR; encoded by the coding sequence ATGTTGATTGGGATAGATATTGGAGGGACACACACAGATGCTGTCTTGGTAAGCAAAGGAAAGATGGTGCGCGCATTTAAAACGGCGACAACTCGTCCTTTGGAAGAGGGGGTGAAAAAAGCTCTTATTGAAATCGGGCATCTTGACGAGCTGAAAGCTGTGCATGTGGGAACTACCCACGCCACAAACGCTTTGTTGGAGGGAAAAAATCTCTTTCGTACAGGAGTGATCCGTTTAGCAGGTCATCGGCCCGATGCTCTCAAACCTTGTGCTGGATGGCCGTTGTTTCTAAAAGAGAAGATCTTTGCAGGAGTGGAAACGGTGGATGGGGGATGGGAGTGCGATTTGCGTGCCATCACCATGCTGAATCCTGCTCAAATTAAGGACGCATCGGAGAAGCTTGCTGCTGCGGGGGTGGAAAGCTTGGCAATTGTCGGTGTATTTTCCCCCATTCTATCCGAACAGGAGGAAATGGCCGCTGCAGCGGTAAGAGAAGTATTGGGAGAAGAGTTCCCGATCACTCTTTCTTCGGAAATTGGAGGAATCGGCTTTATTGAAAGGGAAAATGCTTCGATTCTGAATGCTTCTTTGAAAAAACCGATGAGAGAAGGATTTGAACGTTTGAAGGAGACTTTGACTGCGCTTGGCGTCAATGCTCCTTTGCATCTGACCCAGAACAATGGAAGCGTCATTGATCTTAAGCGGGCAATTGAGTATCCGTTATTAACGGTATCTTCAGGACCGACCAATTCATTCATCGGAGCAAGCCGCCTTGCCGGTCTCTCCGATGCGATTGTTGTCGATATAGGAGGGACGTCAACAGATATTGGCTGCGTAAAAAATGGGTTTCCAAGGCGCTCAATCCACAATGTCTCGTTTGGAGGTGTGGCGTTGAATTTTCGTGCTCCCGATGTATTGGCGCTTCCAATCGGCGGAGGCAGTTATCTCGATGGGAGGCGAATTGGTCCGGAAAGTTGCGGCGGTGCGCTAAGAACGCAAGCTCAGGTATTTGGCGGAGAATTTCTAACATTGACTGATGCGGCTTGCGTTGCCGGAGTCATGTCAATTCCTGGTGCAGAGGTTAGCAGGGTGTGCCTTTCAACAATTGAAGCGCAAAATTTGATCGCTACAGTGAGGTCTCAAGTTGCCAGTGGAGTGGAAAAGATGCGCGGCGGTCGGAAAGACCTTCCTGTGATTGCAGTAGGTGGAGGGGCTGCGATCGCTTCTGCTTTTCAACCGGAGCATCAAGCTGTTGCAAATGCCTATGGCGCCGCTTTGGCAGAGGTATCGGCCACTATCGATACCGTGTTAAGTTTGTCGGATCGGGGAAAACAGCTGGAAGATTTGAAAGATCAGGCATTGCAGTTGGCAGTTGATGAGGGAGCTTCGTCTTCCTCTGTCAGAATTGTCGATCTGCAGGTAATCCCTTACCACTATGTGCCGAATCAACTGGCACGGGTGATTGCTACTGCTTCAGGAACTCCTCTTGAGGAATTGTTAAACTGCAGCCGCTGA
- a CDS encoding DUF917 domain-containing protein: MKKIIEEQLDDLALGAALLGSGGGGDPAYELLMAKQAFEEYGPPDLVDLKEVPDNALVVPIAFMGAPLVSMERLPSGREYAAILKRIESHLGKRATHLVAAEIGGANAFTPLIAGAMARLPVVDADTLGRAFPELQMSSCHLHGVESTPAFLSDPMGNTDVVEIKDAGAMEKCCRKICVEMGSSAAVAVYLMSGEAAKQALIPGTVSQAISLGAGLKRDGLKGICRESRGRVLGTGVVVDIDQSIQEGFLNGMFTLECFDEPIVVQYQNEFLAAFQGDRVLAATPDIIIPVEEESVRPVTSESLQYGLRVDLLCLPSPEVWKTPEGLSLVGPEKFNLRSQKC; encoded by the coding sequence ATGAAAAAAATAATTGAAGAACAGTTGGATGACTTGGCATTAGGAGCTGCGCTTCTAGGATCGGGAGGAGGAGGTGATCCCGCCTATGAGCTATTGATGGCTAAGCAGGCTTTTGAAGAGTATGGACCGCCTGACCTGGTCGATTTGAAAGAAGTGCCTGATAACGCACTGGTTGTGCCGATCGCATTTATGGGAGCGCCTCTTGTTAGCATGGAACGGTTGCCGAGCGGTAGAGAATACGCTGCGATCCTCAAGAGAATTGAATCGCATTTAGGAAAGCGTGCAACGCACTTAGTCGCAGCTGAGATCGGCGGAGCTAACGCATTCACTCCGTTGATTGCCGGAGCGATGGCAAGGCTTCCGGTTGTCGATGCAGACACGTTGGGGCGTGCGTTTCCCGAGTTGCAGATGTCTTCCTGCCATTTGCACGGAGTGGAGTCAACCCCCGCTTTTTTATCCGATCCGATGGGAAATACAGATGTTGTTGAGATCAAAGATGCAGGGGCGATGGAGAAATGCTGCCGAAAGATCTGTGTAGAGATGGGGTCGAGTGCAGCTGTTGCTGTGTATTTGATGAGCGGCGAAGCTGCAAAGCAAGCTTTGATTCCTGGAACAGTCTCGCAGGCGATCTCCCTTGGAGCCGGCTTAAAGCGTGACGGTTTGAAAGGCATTTGCCGGGAATCGAGAGGACGTGTGTTAGGAACGGGAGTGGTTGTGGATATCGACCAATCCATTCAGGAAGGATTTTTGAATGGAATGTTTACTCTGGAATGCTTCGATGAACCGATTGTTGTTCAGTACCAAAATGAATTTTTGGCGGCTTTCCAAGGAGATCGCGTGCTGGCTGCAACGCCGGATATAATCATCCCCGTTGAGGAGGAAAGCGTTCGTCCTGTCACAAGCGAATCGCTTCAATACGGTTTGAGAGTTGATCTTCTGTGCCTTCCTTCGCCTGAAGTTTGGAAAACGCCTGAAGGTCTATCGTTAGTCGGACCGGAAAAATTTAACTTAAGGAGTCAGAAATGTTGA
- a CDS encoding DMT family transporter, producing the protein MHLVVLLYAFFASVFTISKVGLQYTQPLFLVGTRMVFAGVLLLFYLFIFHRRQFSFSKSALWGLLQLAVFNIYLTNVFEFWGLQYLTSFKTCFIYSLSPFFSALISYFSLNESLSPKKWLGLAVGFIGFFPILLTESVAEEGVRHLFFVSWAELAVMLAAVTSVYGWIILRRLVKDEGVSPMMANGTSMVIGGAMALANSYLIEDWAPFPVTDMVSFAECMILLVVVSNMVCYNLYGYLLKRFTATFMSFAGFTTPLFTAIYGWFFLSEVISSAFYLSAAIVFIGLFLFYQEELKQGYTIPEPV; encoded by the coding sequence ATGCACTTAGTCGTTTTACTTTATGCTTTTTTTGCCAGTGTATTTACTATTTCCAAGGTTGGACTGCAATACACTCAGCCTCTTTTTCTTGTCGGAACACGCATGGTATTTGCCGGTGTGCTGCTTCTTTTTTATCTGTTTATTTTTCATCGCCGCCAGTTTTCTTTTAGTAAAAGCGCTCTATGGGGATTACTGCAGCTCGCTGTATTCAATATTTATTTAACAAACGTGTTCGAGTTTTGGGGGCTCCAATACCTCACCTCTTTTAAAACCTGTTTTATCTATAGCTTGTCGCCGTTTTTTTCGGCTCTTATCTCTTATTTTTCACTTAACGAAAGCCTCTCTCCTAAAAAATGGCTCGGCCTTGCTGTTGGTTTTATCGGTTTTTTCCCTATTCTTCTCACCGAGTCGGTAGCGGAAGAAGGGGTTAGGCATCTCTTTTTCGTCTCGTGGGCAGAGTTGGCAGTCATGTTAGCTGCTGTGACTAGCGTTTATGGCTGGATCATTTTACGGCGGCTTGTCAAAGATGAAGGAGTGTCTCCGATGATGGCTAATGGGACAAGCATGGTGATCGGCGGCGCAATGGCTCTTGCCAATTCCTACCTGATCGAAGATTGGGCTCCGTTTCCTGTGACTGACATGGTCTCTTTTGCTGAATGCATGATTTTGCTGGTGGTTGTTTCCAACATGGTCTGTTATAACTTATATGGGTACTTGCTAAAGCGTTTCACCGCTACGTTTATGTCGTTTGCCGGATTTACAACGCCGCTTTTTACTGCAATTTATGGCTGGTTTTTTCTGTCGGAAGTGATCTCGAGCGCCTTTTATCTATCAGCTGCAATTGTCTTTATCGGCCTGTTTTTATTTTATCAGGAAGAGCTTAAGCAAGGTTACACGATCCCTGAACCAGTTTAA
- the rsmD gene encoding 16S rRNA (guanine(966)-N(2))-methyltransferase RsmD: protein MLQIIGGKLKRKKLKSPKGLNTRPTSSRLRETVFDICQQEIERARFLDLFSGSGSMGIEALSRGAGSAVFVDHDRGSIRCIQENIQELGLADCARAVIGDVIKLLPKLGTFDVIYVDPPYFEKNRDFSHSAEVLKAIDQSDLLAHGGMLFIEDSRSWEPDSGSLKTLRLKSSRKVGRSMLHQFER from the coding sequence ATGTTGCAGATTATTGGCGGCAAGCTAAAAAGAAAGAAGTTAAAGTCTCCTAAAGGGCTCAACACTCGCCCCACTTCCTCGAGATTGAGGGAAACAGTCTTCGATATTTGCCAGCAGGAAATTGAGAGAGCACGGTTTCTCGATCTCTTTTCCGGAAGCGGATCGATGGGGATTGAAGCGTTGAGCAGAGGCGCTGGATCTGCTGTTTTTGTCGATCATGATCGAGGAAGCATCCGCTGTATCCAAGAGAATATTCAAGAATTGGGGCTTGCAGACTGTGCTAGGGCAGTGATTGGGGATGTGATTAAGCTGCTCCCAAAGCTTGGCACATTTGATGTGATCTACGTGGATCCTCCATATTTCGAGAAAAATCGGGATTTTTCCCATAGTGCGGAAGTGTTGAAAGCAATCGATCAATCCGACTTGCTAGCACATGGAGGGATGTTATTCATCGAGGACAGCAGATCGTGGGAGCCTGATAGCGGCAGTCTGAAAACATTGCGTCTAAAAAGTTCAAGAAAGGTCGGCAGGTCGATGCTGCATCAGTTTGAGAGGTAA
- a CDS encoding glycoside hydrolase family 65 protein: MHNNNWILSYNSYIPEQQGLRETLCTLGNGYFATRGAFAEEDADPIHYPGTYIAGGYNRLGTEVSGKVIENEDLVNFPNWLSLKFRIDGGEWIQMKSIKIEEFAQTLDLKHGILKRKIRFKDAYGRISTFTEKRLVHMKHYHLAAIRQTIKAENWSGTIEILSALDGRVLNQGVPRYRKLNSCHLEPIAEGENDDGNLFLKVQTTQSEIRVAQTARHHLFLNDARLASEPVLIAEAGYTAHQFTVNLKDGDELAIEKVVAMYTSRDPAISEPQYQAERNIVLAPDFKELERTHANMWNLLWGQFDIEIETAERSIEDISPLMVLRLHIFHLLQTASYNTIDIDVGVPARGWHGEAYRGHIFWDELYIFPLLNLRIPKITQALLKYRYRRLDEARFLAREEGLQGAMFPWQSSSDGREESQKVHLNPKSGRWIADYSNIQRHVNLAIAYNVWRYFETTDDLEFLRSYGAEMILEITRFFSSLCVYNDSTDRFEIHHVMGPDEYHDAYPESLEPGLSNNSYTNVMTAWLMAKAIEILHILPEDHHRELCSMLEIRQEEVDRWEKISKKMRVVFHKDGVISQFEGYEELKEFDWKGYRKKYQDIQRLDRILEAEGDSANNYKLSKQADTLMLFYLFTSQELQEIFDRLDYPFTSDQIPQNINYYLRRTSHGSTLSRIVHAWVLSREDRYISWDLFINALDSDVADIQGGTTPEGIHLGSMAGTVDIIQRCYAGIEPRKDALWFNPSLPESLKKMRFHIHYRGHSIEVEITHTQLRVASKFSTEKEINIKFENQLYTLKPGDVKEFPLRSCLQSRRTPF; encoded by the coding sequence ATGCATAACAATAACTGGATCCTCTCCTACAACTCTTATATCCCCGAGCAGCAAGGACTCAGAGAAACCCTTTGCACGTTGGGCAATGGCTATTTCGCTACCCGCGGGGCTTTCGCAGAAGAAGATGCAGACCCCATTCACTATCCAGGGACCTACATTGCCGGCGGTTATAATCGACTGGGTACTGAGGTTTCAGGAAAAGTGATTGAAAACGAAGATCTGGTCAACTTTCCAAACTGGCTGAGTTTGAAATTCAGAATCGACGGCGGCGAATGGATTCAAATGAAAAGCATTAAGATTGAGGAATTCGCTCAAACCCTTGATCTTAAGCATGGAATTTTGAAAAGGAAGATCCGGTTCAAAGATGCCTACGGGCGAATTTCAACATTCACAGAGAAACGGCTCGTGCACATGAAGCACTACCATCTGGCTGCCATCCGGCAAACGATCAAAGCTGAAAATTGGTCAGGAACCATTGAAATCTTGTCTGCTCTGGACGGCAGAGTGCTCAATCAAGGAGTCCCCCGATACCGGAAGCTCAACTCCTGCCATCTAGAGCCGATTGCCGAAGGGGAAAACGACGACGGAAACCTATTCCTCAAGGTGCAGACGACACAGTCTGAAATCCGCGTTGCGCAGACTGCACGCCATCATCTCTTCCTCAATGACGCCCGCCTTGCCTCCGAGCCTGTGCTGATTGCAGAGGCCGGATATACAGCCCACCAGTTCACGGTGAATCTTAAAGATGGAGATGAGCTGGCTATTGAAAAAGTGGTTGCAATGTACACTTCCAGAGATCCCGCGATTTCCGAACCACAGTACCAGGCGGAGCGCAACATCGTTTTAGCTCCGGATTTTAAAGAATTAGAGCGGACGCATGCCAACATGTGGAATTTATTATGGGGACAATTCGATATTGAAATAGAAACTGCCGAGCGCTCTATCGAAGACATCTCTCCGCTCATGGTTTTGCGCCTGCATATCTTCCATCTGCTGCAAACCGCCTCTTACAACACGATCGACATTGATGTAGGAGTTCCTGCTCGCGGATGGCACGGAGAAGCGTATCGCGGACATATTTTCTGGGACGAACTCTATATTTTCCCGCTTTTAAATTTGAGAATCCCTAAAATTACCCAAGCACTGCTCAAATACCGTTATCGAAGATTGGACGAGGCGCGCTTCCTAGCGCGCGAAGAGGGGCTGCAGGGAGCAATGTTTCCTTGGCAAAGCAGCAGCGACGGTAGGGAAGAGAGCCAAAAAGTCCATCTCAATCCAAAATCGGGACGCTGGATCGCGGATTACTCCAATATTCAGCGCCATGTCAATCTCGCCATTGCCTATAATGTGTGGCGTTATTTTGAAACGACAGACGATCTGGAATTCCTCCGCTCTTACGGAGCAGAGATGATTCTCGAAATCACCCGTTTTTTCAGCAGCCTGTGCGTTTACAACGACTCAACTGACCGTTTCGAAATCCACCACGTTATGGGACCGGACGAGTACCACGACGCCTATCCGGAAAGCCTCGAACCTGGGCTAAGCAACAACAGTTACACCAATGTCATGACCGCTTGGTTAATGGCCAAGGCGATCGAAATTCTTCACATTCTTCCCGAAGACCATCATCGAGAGCTGTGCAGCATGCTGGAAATTCGGCAAGAGGAGGTGGATAGATGGGAAAAAATCTCTAAAAAAATGCGTGTCGTTTTTCATAAAGACGGCGTGATCAGCCAGTTTGAAGGCTACGAAGAGCTCAAAGAATTCGATTGGAAAGGATATCGGAAAAAATATCAGGATATCCAACGGTTGGACCGGATTTTAGAAGCGGAAGGAGACTCTGCCAACAACTACAAACTCTCTAAACAAGCCGATACCCTGATGCTGTTTTACTTGTTCACATCACAGGAACTGCAAGAAATTTTTGACCGCCTGGATTACCCATTCACCTCCGATCAGATCCCTCAAAACATCAATTATTATTTAAGACGCACTTCCCATGGATCGACTTTAAGCCGAATTGTGCATGCTTGGGTTCTCTCCAGGGAAGACCGCTACATTTCATGGGATTTGTTCATCAACGCGCTCGATAGCGATGTCGCCGATATCCAAGGAGGAACCACGCCTGAAGGGATCCATTTGGGATCTATGGCAGGGACTGTCGATATCATTCAACGTTGCTACGCAGGCATCGAGCCTAGAAAAGATGCCCTTTGGTTCAATCCATCTCTTCCGGAATCTCTGAAAAAAATGCGCTTTCATATCCACTATCGAGGGCATTCTATCGAAGTGGAAATTACGCATACTCAATTGCGAGTCGCCTCAAAATTTTCTACAGAGAAAGAGATCAATATAAAATTCGAAAACCAGCTTTACACTTTAAAGCCTGGAGATGTTAAGGAATTTCCTCTTAGAAGCTGTCTACAAAGTCGAAGAACTCCATTTTGA
- a CDS encoding tetratricopeptide repeat protein, which produces MTSSSLQGEEVFPFDSIFFHDQIDRVIEQALPAFYRMVKRHVMFHLCFFFIGFAEVFFVLFFISELVKSSLLAAGLAALFFTFFSYFIIRLYLNDKKPEQFENALEEFVSLCGELIHFKQEVPEHRFALATACTKYAAALHGKDHALWKMPDWLELLRPSVERFSRFWHWHDVHYMRERLLLKAVDEHLEIVKMEPTDLEVHAALANAYVTLSGVYINPRHQYSFEASRIPNAAYRSLLVERFRFTAERAIEEFKILNDYAPDDPWVHVQLAYSYRDLGMPEEEIREYEIVLSLCPDDYDILYRLGELYFEQGQNARGLDVYEVLKKMNFKKAEQLISHYSDRHRLFTSQANSLEVNSL; this is translated from the coding sequence ATGACCAGCTCATCCCTTCAGGGAGAGGAAGTATTTCCGTTTGATTCAATTTTTTTTCACGATCAGATAGATCGTGTCATTGAACAGGCATTGCCTGCATTTTACAGGATGGTGAAGCGGCATGTCATGTTTCATCTCTGTTTCTTTTTTATCGGATTCGCTGAAGTCTTTTTTGTGTTGTTCTTTATTTCAGAGTTGGTGAAGTCTTCGCTGCTTGCAGCAGGGTTGGCTGCGTTGTTTTTTACTTTTTTTTCCTACTTTATCATTCGGTTGTATTTGAACGATAAAAAGCCGGAACAATTTGAAAATGCTTTGGAAGAATTCGTCAGCCTTTGCGGCGAATTGATCCATTTCAAACAGGAAGTTCCTGAACACCGATTTGCGCTGGCGACAGCTTGCACCAAGTACGCTGCTGCGCTGCATGGGAAAGATCACGCCTTATGGAAAATGCCCGATTGGTTGGAGCTTCTTCGTCCTAGTGTGGAAAGATTCAGTCGTTTTTGGCATTGGCATGATGTCCATTATATGCGTGAACGGCTGCTGCTTAAAGCTGTTGATGAACACCTTGAAATTGTCAAAATGGAGCCTACAGATTTGGAAGTGCACGCTGCATTGGCTAATGCCTATGTCACTCTTTCCGGTGTTTATATCAATCCTCGTCATCAATATAGTTTTGAAGCGAGCAGAATCCCGAATGCAGCATACCGCAGCCTTTTGGTGGAGCGTTTCCGCTTTACTGCAGAAAGAGCAATCGAGGAGTTTAAAATTCTCAATGATTATGCTCCCGATGATCCTTGGGTCCACGTGCAGTTAGCTTATAGTTATCGCGATCTCGGAATGCCGGAAGAGGAGATTCGTGAATACGAAATCGTGCTTTCGCTTTGCCCGGATGATTATGACATTTTATATCGTCTAGGAGAGTTGTACTTTGAGCAGGGGCAAAATGCGCGTGGTTTGGATGTATATGAAGTTTTAAAGAAGATGAATTTTAAGAAGGCTGAGCAGCTCATTTCCCACTACAGCGATCGCCATCGCTTATTTACCTCACAGGCCAATTCTCTTGAAGTTAATTCGCTATAG